From a single Aquincola tertiaricarbonis genomic region:
- a CDS encoding virB8 family protein yields the protein MSTVLTPGVAAAWPNHGPSAPDTPAALPSPADTLPGEDEVFAHNRSWELDRALMLERSERRAWRVAMAGGLLGLLGIAAVFVQGPLRRVVEIPIVVDRVTGETTIQQRLAEETIPALDALDKHNLATFVRAREGYSWMYLQRDFDQVARMAVPAVFADYNRQFEGEAALHRKLAATEEWRIQVIGVRLSPAGRRGNRGDATVTYDKVSRRSDRQTPEVTSRHVASVVFEYQPKVLANERDRLENPFGFVVTAYRSDPELNGPTTGAKP from the coding sequence ATGAGCACCGTCCTGACCCCAGGCGTCGCCGCCGCATGGCCAAATCACGGCCCCTCGGCCCCGGACACCCCTGCTGCGCTGCCATCGCCGGCCGACACGCTGCCCGGCGAAGACGAGGTCTTCGCGCACAACCGAAGCTGGGAACTCGACCGCGCGCTGATGCTGGAGCGGTCGGAGCGTCGCGCTTGGCGAGTCGCCATGGCCGGGGGGCTGCTGGGTTTGCTTGGCATCGCCGCCGTCTTCGTGCAGGGACCCCTGCGCCGGGTGGTCGAGATCCCCATCGTCGTCGACCGCGTGACCGGCGAAACCACCATCCAGCAGCGCCTGGCCGAAGAGACCATCCCGGCCCTCGACGCCCTGGACAAGCACAACCTCGCGACCTTTGTGCGGGCGCGTGAAGGCTACAGCTGGATGTACCTGCAGCGCGACTTCGACCAGGTCGCCCGCATGGCGGTGCCCGCGGTGTTCGCCGACTACAACCGGCAGTTCGAGGGCGAGGCGGCGCTGCATAGAAAGCTGGCGGCGACGGAAGAGTGGCGCATCCAGGTGATCGGCGTGCGCCTGTCGCCCGCCGGCCGGCGTGGCAACCGCGGCGACGCCACGGTCACCTACGACAAAGTCAGCCGCCGCAGCGACCGCCAGACCCCGGAAGTCACCAGCCGCCACGTGGCCAGCGTCGTGTTCGAGTACCAGCCCAAGGTGCTGGCCAACGAACGCGACCGGCTGGAAAACCCGTTCGGCTTTGTTGTCACGGCCTACCGCTCGGATCCCGAGCTCAACGGGCCGACAACCGGGGCAAAGCCATGA
- a CDS encoding TrbG/VirB9 family P-type conjugative transfer protein — translation MKRHGLLDIALALLLALCAAQASHAAPDPRLRDIFYDPQAVVTVPVQRGVLTLIALDADEAITEVGAGLGSDCSKPEAAWCITAQPGGRHVFVKPKSSAQAPNTLAVITDRRVHTFRLVLVEDAARQSPVYRLTVRAPLPMATPRLEPAAASPTLNGARTLASPLLPAADPATLLAERLQAKPLVRNSAYSIAEGAQSQDILPSLVFDDGRFTYLRFAGNREVPAVFQVLGDGSETLVNARMEDDLLVVDRVARRLTLRAGQAVVAVWNDAFDLDGAPPTGGMTVRGVIRRLQSPERPAVSAGDNND, via the coding sequence ATGAAGCGCCACGGCCTCCTCGACATCGCCCTCGCCCTTCTCCTTGCGCTGTGCGCCGCGCAGGCCAGCCATGCCGCGCCGGACCCGCGCCTGCGCGACATCTTCTACGACCCGCAAGCGGTGGTCACGGTGCCTGTTCAGCGCGGTGTGCTGACGCTGATCGCGCTGGACGCCGATGAGGCGATCACCGAGGTCGGGGCCGGTCTCGGCAGCGACTGCAGCAAGCCGGAAGCGGCCTGGTGCATCACCGCCCAGCCGGGTGGTCGTCACGTGTTCGTCAAGCCCAAGAGCAGCGCGCAGGCGCCCAACACGCTGGCCGTGATCACCGACCGCCGGGTGCACACCTTCCGGCTGGTGCTCGTGGAGGACGCGGCACGACAGAGCCCGGTCTATCGGCTGACCGTCCGCGCACCCTTGCCGATGGCCACGCCGCGGCTTGAGCCGGCGGCGGCCAGCCCCACTCTCAACGGCGCGCGGACCCTCGCCAGTCCGCTCCTGCCGGCCGCCGATCCAGCCACCTTGCTTGCCGAGCGCCTGCAGGCCAAGCCGTTGGTGCGCAACAGCGCCTACTCGATCGCCGAAGGCGCGCAATCGCAGGACATCCTGCCTTCGTTGGTCTTCGACGACGGCCGCTTCACCTACCTGCGATTTGCCGGCAACCGCGAAGTCCCCGCGGTGTTCCAAGTGCTGGGGGACGGCTCGGAGACCTTGGTCAACGCCCGCATGGAGGACGACCTGCTGGTCGTCGACCGCGTCGCACGCCGGTTGACGCTGCGCGCCGGTCAGGCGGTGGTGGCCGTCTGGAACGACGCCTTCGACTTGGATGGCGCCCCGCCCACCGGCGGCATGACGGTGCGAGGCGTCATCCGGCGCCTTCAGTCGCCTGAACGCCCGGCTGTTTCTGCAGGAGACAACAATGACTGA
- the virB10 gene encoding type IV secretion system protein VirB10 — protein sequence MTDPELTLERLDPDDSGAPGDDAKNPAPHPQPNTLHPLPGEAGIPHVAAPRTWQVSRKAVLAVGLFVVTVAVGIGMTTHRVLSGFGTARAPAAPLAAQQPTTATAPPRRLDLSEATPASAVVASAPIAAPPAPRIPALDPAAELAEPIPLRRNGTPTPAGPVPTRPEDAPILLVSSRPGAIALPGSAAPAGPSDALAATRERLDAYQRQLQGLLQNLERGTQLATGADNGRTGAADNALLATPTPPQAPRTATRGAAGLLGGALPTSATPTVTATTLRDRSLTLPKGTAFTCALKTKVISANAGLVGCQVQRNVFSEDGRVLLIERGSHLDGEYRVTTVRPGTTRIPVIWTRVRTPLGVVVDLDSPATGPLGESGLEGYVDNRWPERIGAGMLVSLIDDAVKIVVQNQTQGDDGDVIVLRSSSGNASKLAEKVLDSTINIPPLITQHQGGLVGIYVARDVDFSSVYTLQPEAR from the coding sequence ATGACTGACCCCGAACTGACGCTGGAACGCCTGGATCCGGATGACAGCGGCGCCCCGGGTGACGACGCCAAGAACCCCGCGCCGCACCCGCAGCCAAACACCCTCCACCCGTTGCCCGGTGAAGCCGGCATCCCGCATGTCGCCGCACCGCGGACCTGGCAGGTGTCTCGCAAGGCGGTGCTGGCAGTGGGATTGTTTGTGGTCACAGTCGCTGTGGGCATCGGCATGACAACCCACCGGGTGCTCAGTGGCTTCGGCACGGCCCGCGCCCCAGCGGCGCCGCTGGCCGCCCAGCAGCCGACGACCGCCACCGCCCCGCCCCGTCGCCTGGATCTGTCCGAGGCAACGCCGGCCTCAGCGGTGGTGGCGTCGGCGCCCATCGCGGCTCCGCCTGCACCGCGCATCCCCGCCCTGGATCCCGCAGCCGAATTGGCCGAACCCATCCCCCTGCGGCGCAACGGCACGCCAACACCTGCGGGCCCTGTCCCTACGCGCCCCGAAGACGCGCCGATCCTGCTCGTGTCGAGCCGGCCCGGTGCCATCGCGCTGCCGGGAAGTGCAGCCCCCGCGGGCCCGTCGGACGCCTTGGCGGCCACCCGTGAGCGGCTGGACGCCTACCAGCGCCAGTTGCAGGGCCTGCTGCAGAACCTTGAACGGGGCACGCAACTCGCCACCGGCGCCGACAACGGCCGCACTGGCGCCGCCGACAACGCCCTGCTGGCCACGCCGACGCCACCTCAAGCCCCGCGCACCGCGACCCGCGGCGCTGCAGGCCTGCTCGGCGGCGCCCTGCCGACGTCCGCCACCCCCACCGTCACCGCGACCACCCTGCGCGACCGCAGCCTGACCCTGCCCAAGGGCACCGCCTTCACCTGCGCGCTCAAGACCAAGGTGATCAGCGCCAACGCCGGCCTGGTGGGCTGCCAGGTGCAGCGCAACGTTTTCAGCGAGGACGGGCGCGTACTGCTCATCGAACGTGGCAGCCACCTGGACGGCGAGTACCGGGTCACCACCGTGCGGCCGGGCACGACCCGCATTCCGGTGATCTGGACCCGTGTGCGCACGCCCTTGGGTGTGGTCGTGGACCTGGACTCACCCGCCACCGGCCCACTGGGCGAGTCGGGCCTCGAGGGCTACGTCGACAACCGCTGGCCCGAACGCATCGGCGCGGGGATGCTCGTGTCCTTGATCGACGACGCGGTCAAGATCGTGGTGCAGAACCAGACCCAGGGCGACGATGGCGACGTGATCGTGCTGCGCTCGAGCAGCGGCAACGCCAGCAAGCTGGCGGAGAAGGTGCTGGACAGCACGATCAACATCCCGCCCTTGATCACCCAGCACCAGGGTGGCCTGGTGGGCATCTACGTCGCGCGGGATGTCGACTTCTCGAGCGTCTACACCCTTCAGCCGGAGGCGCGATGA
- the virB11 gene encoding P-type DNA transfer ATPase VirB11 gives MNTALLATDRASDIPVAGAWCGDATSVINFLQPLRMALDAPGVLEVCANRPGELLVETLHGWQTVEAPAMTFDRCLALATAVATFCDQQIHAERPLMAATLPTGERVQIVIPPAVPRGTVSITVRKPSAVTKRLDQLHHEGLFDRIAPGGIDDRISPLEQELMSLRSAGRYLEFLRLAVRSRQTIVVSGRTGSGKTTFMKALIEEVPTHERLITIEDTAELGLEHHPNVVHLYYSRNIPGSTVTARTLLEASLRMKPDRLFLAEVRGEECFSFVRLAASGHPGSVTSVHAGSCALALSQMALMIRESSAGGGLSLPEIHGLLHTVIDVVVQFDRDAAGRHVAELHYRPRSQRPFSSMGALA, from the coding sequence ATGAACACCGCCCTTCTGGCCACCGATCGCGCTTCCGACATCCCGGTGGCGGGCGCCTGGTGTGGCGACGCCACCTCGGTGATCAACTTCCTGCAGCCTTTGCGGATGGCCTTGGACGCGCCCGGCGTGCTGGAGGTCTGCGCCAACCGGCCCGGCGAGCTGCTGGTCGAGACGCTGCACGGCTGGCAGACGGTGGAAGCACCGGCCATGACCTTCGACCGCTGCCTGGCGCTCGCCACCGCGGTGGCCACCTTCTGCGACCAGCAGATCCACGCCGAGCGGCCCCTGATGGCGGCCACCTTGCCGACCGGCGAGCGAGTGCAGATCGTCATCCCGCCGGCGGTGCCGCGCGGCACCGTTTCCATCACCGTGCGCAAGCCATCGGCCGTCACCAAGCGGCTGGACCAGCTGCACCATGAGGGTCTGTTCGACCGCATCGCCCCAGGCGGCATCGACGACCGCATCTCGCCGCTGGAGCAAGAGCTGATGAGCCTGCGATCGGCGGGTCGCTACCTGGAGTTCCTGCGCCTGGCGGTGCGGTCACGGCAGACCATCGTTGTCAGCGGCCGCACCGGCTCGGGCAAGACCACCTTCATGAAGGCCCTCATCGAAGAGGTGCCGACCCATGAGCGCCTGATCACCATCGAGGACACCGCCGAGCTGGGGCTAGAGCACCACCCGAACGTGGTGCACCTCTACTACAGCCGCAACATACCCGGCAGCACGGTCACCGCGCGCACGCTGCTCGAAGCCAGCTTGCGCATGAAACCCGATCGTCTGTTCCTGGCCGAAGTGCGGGGCGAAGAGTGCTTTTCCTTCGTGCGCCTGGCCGCCTCCGGCCATCCCGGCAGCGTCACCAGCGTACACGCCGGCAGCTGCGCGCTGGCGCTGTCGCAGATGGCGCTGATGATCCGCGAGAGCAGCGCCGGCGGTGGCTTGAGCCTGCCCGAGATCCACGGCCTGCTGCACACGGTCATCGACGTCGTCGTTCAATTTGACCGCGACGCGGCGGGTCGACATGTGGCCGAGCTGCACTACCGGCCCCGCAGTCAGCGCCCTTTTAGTTCAATGGGAGCGCTGGCATGA
- a CDS encoding type IV secretory system conjugative DNA transfer family protein: MYVAGVAFLLLAHADPRQAEWTSILVFWERYGEDPRLYNKLLVSSLVSGSLPLLLPIALLITARNNRPLHGAARFATPAEVARAGLTGPQAAGPSILIGRHRGRFLSLPGQLSVMLSAPTRSGKGVGVVIPNLLNWPDSAVVLDIKGENFDLTAGYRAEHGQAVFAFSPFDEAGRSHRWNPLSAVRTSPLHRVGDLLTIGQVFFPNDGSGTSSEAFFNDQARNLFLGLGLLLLETPSLPRTIGEMLRQSSGQGQSLKDHLGGVIAHRRDTATDWLPALSDECVDALQRLLSNSDNTLSSVVATFHAPLTIFADVVVDAATSGDDFQLQDLRRRRLSVYVRIPPNRLLSARPLLNLFFSQLVSLNTQQLPSQDPSLTVQCLLVNDEFTAMGRVPVISTAAAFLAGYGLRLLTVVQAMSQLDAVYGDKEARTFATNHGLQILFAPREQRDADEYSAMLGTFTERATSHGRSRSFSGRSSSSVSRNVSDQRRALLLPQEFKELGSERLVVVCEHCKPILGEKIRYHQDPVFQARLRPPPVVLAMDLDLHLARVQRRVRWLTEDIAPGETLSIERLAGDFSALPDRFDGAPDDTARQCLGCFFTAQAAGGQIEAVADEDGVLGGTEADALAPATTE, from the coding sequence ATGTACGTCGCAGGAGTGGCCTTCCTGCTACTGGCCCACGCTGACCCGCGCCAGGCTGAATGGACGAGCATCCTGGTCTTCTGGGAACGCTATGGCGAGGACCCCCGGCTGTACAACAAGCTGCTGGTCAGCAGCTTGGTCTCGGGCAGTCTGCCGCTGCTGTTGCCGATCGCGCTGCTCATCACCGCCCGGAACAATCGCCCCCTGCACGGGGCGGCGCGCTTCGCCACCCCCGCCGAAGTGGCACGCGCCGGCCTGACCGGCCCGCAGGCGGCAGGGCCCAGCATCCTGATCGGCCGCCACCGCGGTCGCTTCTTGAGCCTGCCCGGCCAGCTGTCGGTGATGTTGTCGGCGCCGACCCGCAGCGGCAAGGGTGTTGGGGTCGTGATCCCCAACCTGCTCAACTGGCCGGACTCGGCGGTGGTGCTCGACATCAAGGGCGAGAACTTTGACCTCACCGCCGGCTACCGGGCCGAGCACGGCCAGGCGGTGTTTGCGTTCTCGCCCTTCGACGAAGCCGGCCGCAGCCACCGCTGGAACCCGCTGTCGGCGGTGCGGACGTCGCCGCTGCACCGCGTGGGCGACCTGCTGACGATCGGGCAGGTGTTTTTTCCCAACGACGGGAGCGGCACGTCGTCCGAGGCATTTTTCAACGACCAGGCGCGCAACCTGTTCCTGGGGCTGGGGCTCTTGCTGCTGGAGACGCCTTCGCTGCCGCGCACCATAGGCGAGATGCTGCGCCAGTCCTCCGGACAAGGGCAGTCGCTGAAGGATCACCTGGGCGGCGTCATCGCGCACCGCCGCGACACCGCCACCGACTGGCTGCCGGCGCTGTCGGACGAGTGCGTCGACGCGCTGCAGCGCCTGCTGTCCAACTCCGACAACACGCTGTCCAGCGTGGTGGCGACCTTCCACGCACCGCTGACGATCTTCGCGGACGTGGTGGTGGATGCGGCCACCAGCGGGGACGACTTCCAGCTGCAGGACCTGCGCCGACGCCGACTGTCGGTCTACGTGCGGATCCCGCCCAATCGGCTGCTGTCGGCCCGGCCGCTGTTGAACCTGTTCTTTTCGCAACTGGTCAGCCTCAACACCCAGCAGCTGCCCAGCCAAGACCCGTCGCTGACGGTGCAGTGCCTACTGGTCAATGACGAGTTCACCGCGATGGGCCGGGTGCCGGTGATCAGCACCGCCGCGGCATTCCTGGCGGGCTACGGCCTGCGGCTGCTGACGGTGGTGCAGGCGATGTCGCAGCTGGATGCCGTCTATGGCGACAAAGAAGCGCGGACCTTTGCGACCAACCATGGGCTGCAGATCCTGTTCGCGCCGCGCGAGCAGCGCGACGCCGATGAGTACAGCGCGATGCTGGGCACCTTCACCGAGCGGGCCACCTCGCATGGGCGCAGTCGCTCCTTCAGCGGCCGCAGCTCCAGCAGCGTCAGCCGCAACGTGAGCGACCAGCGGCGGGCGCTGCTGCTGCCGCAGGAGTTCAAGGAACTGGGCAGCGAGCGGCTGGTGGTGGTCTGCGAACACTGCAAGCCGATCCTCGGCGAAAAGATCCGCTACCACCAGGACCCGGTCTTCCAGGCCCGCCTGCGTCCCCCGCCCGTGGTGCTGGCGATGGACCTGGACCTTCACCTGGCGCGGGTTCAGCGCCGGGTGCGGTGGCTGACCGAGGACATTGCGCCGGGAGAGACGTTGAGCATCGAGCGACTGGCCGGGGACTTCAGCGCCCTGCCCGATCGCTTCGACGGCGCGCCAGACGATACGGCGCGCCAGTGCCTGGGCTGCTTCTTCACGGCGCAGGCCGCAGGCGGCCAGATCGAGGCCGTCGCGGACGAGGACGGTGTGCTGGGCGGAACAGAGGCCGATGCGCTCGCCCCGGCCACCACCGAATAA
- a CDS encoding OmpA family protein: MRTLTLTALLIALTACSSPPPLPSADDAPLRPVNTPEAVELQSCRNALHNGRIELRESREQVALQASRLVQWAQQGATAPLVPRGNTVVTVRFAFGAHEADLPASVLQGLIPAARQAPLIVLRGRTDGTRDSFAEARVARERANTIRDLLVAAGIEPTRIRTTYQPSGDHVADNGSAGGRDLNRRVEIELYRVAPEPVTAQALAAGAVIAP, translated from the coding sequence ATGCGAACGTTAACACTGACTGCGCTCCTCATCGCCCTGACCGCTTGCAGCAGCCCGCCGCCGCTGCCCAGCGCCGACGATGCGCCGCTCCGGCCGGTGAATACCCCTGAGGCGGTTGAGCTGCAGAGTTGCCGCAACGCGCTGCACAACGGCCGCATCGAGCTGCGCGAGTCGCGCGAGCAGGTGGCGCTGCAGGCCAGCCGTCTGGTGCAGTGGGCGCAGCAAGGTGCCACCGCGCCGCTGGTACCCCGCGGCAACACAGTGGTGACCGTGCGGTTCGCGTTTGGCGCTCACGAGGCGGACTTGCCCGCGAGCGTGCTGCAGGGCCTGATCCCGGCCGCGCGGCAAGCGCCGCTGATCGTGCTGCGGGGCCGCACGGACGGGACCCGCGACAGCTTTGCGGAAGCTCGGGTGGCCCGAGAGCGCGCCAACACGATCCGTGACCTGCTGGTCGCCGCCGGCATCGAGCCCACGCGCATCCGCACGACTTATCAGCCCTCGGGTGACCATGTCGCGGACAACGGCAGTGCCGGTGGGCGCGATCTCAACCGCCGGGTGGAGATCGAGCTCTACCGCGTGGCACCGGAGCCGGTCACAGCTCAGGCGTTGGCTGCGGGCGCGGTGATCGCGCCTTAA
- a CDS encoding LPD7 domain-containing protein — protein MDDVPVPVRPAPAGGSVEPANRATVAKARFQAPAEPASERFELRDPFAETLYTSSHWSDMVAKAEQLGSRRFVAIAADGQRSQVDQVDGQWKRGPLRPAMPARAPALATTRDEIPDLAAATEAKERGADPAVKAAPAKRSAPLSSKSSLPQIDAEADRSARVAQLEAALKDRYLIKRAAVTIGETTLGRLEYRFRGDSTRVAFTESTFKLSTDTNSPSVARSMIDVAEARNWRALRVSGNEEFKRLVWLEASVRGVKALGYEPNPADLDALAKERAARQRNHIEAAPEAAATTPASQAAQAAQKGNSGRGGGRKAVIAAIEAILVAKQVPERQREAVLAAASEQLTHRLRAGQTPKVAVFDREAASQRVGVPTPDRTRTRERSALAR, from the coding sequence ATGGACGATGTTCCTGTGCCTGTTCGCCCAGCACCGGCCGGTGGCAGTGTCGAGCCGGCCAACCGGGCGACAGTCGCCAAGGCTCGCTTCCAGGCGCCGGCCGAGCCGGCGAGCGAGCGCTTTGAATTGCGGGATCCGTTTGCGGAGACGCTGTACACCAGCTCCCACTGGTCGGACATGGTGGCCAAGGCGGAGCAACTGGGCAGCCGGCGCTTTGTGGCGATCGCCGCGGATGGACAACGCAGCCAGGTGGACCAGGTGGACGGGCAATGGAAACGCGGCCCTCTGCGCCCGGCCATGCCGGCTCGTGCACCGGCGCTGGCGACCACCCGCGATGAAATCCCCGACCTGGCGGCGGCGACCGAGGCCAAAGAGCGAGGCGCCGACCCTGCGGTGAAGGCCGCCCCTGCCAAGCGCTCGGCCCCCTTGAGCAGCAAGAGCTCGCTGCCGCAGATCGACGCGGAGGCGGATCGCAGCGCACGCGTGGCGCAGTTGGAGGCTGCGTTGAAGGACCGTTATCTGATCAAGCGAGCCGCCGTGACCATTGGCGAGACGACGTTGGGCCGGCTGGAATACCGCTTCCGCGGGGACAGCACGCGGGTGGCCTTCACCGAGTCGACCTTCAAGCTGTCCACGGACACCAACAGTCCCTCGGTGGCCCGCTCGATGATAGACGTCGCGGAGGCCCGCAACTGGCGGGCGCTGCGGGTCTCGGGCAACGAGGAGTTCAAGCGGCTGGTGTGGCTGGAAGCTTCGGTGCGCGGGGTCAAGGCGCTGGGCTATGAGCCGAATCCTGCCGATCTCGACGCGCTCGCCAAAGAACGCGCTGCCCGGCAGCGCAACCATATCGAGGCGGCCCCAGAGGCCGCGGCCACCACGCCGGCGAGCCAGGCGGCTCAGGCAGCTCAGAAAGGCAACTCCGGCCGTGGTGGTGGTCGCAAGGCCGTGATCGCTGCCATCGAAGCCATCCTGGTGGCCAAGCAAGTGCCTGAGCGCCAGCGCGAAGCCGTACTCGCCGCGGCCAGCGAGCAGCTGACCCATCGGCTGCGCGCCGGCCAGACGCCCAAGGTCGCGGTGTTCGACCGGGAGGCGGCGTCCCAGCGGGTCGGCGTGCCGACACCAGACCGTACGCGCACCCGCGAGCGCAGCGCACTGGCGCGCTGA
- a CDS encoding DUF1173 family protein, protein MNTQRASEGPAGDTVPRYAIGADVLMPSDPGCTAALAAAYAQQLRPQCLCGGMEPNGPPMYLARRQGGYLVKRMPGTGHLHAPHCASYEVPPELGGRSELDAAVREDIANGCLIVKLDFPLTRQPGLLPPTPGGGTGDVRSSGRLSLRGLLHLLWQQAELHRWHPGFAGKRTWGLVRRHLLQAAGTTRVGGQSLAERLYIPEVFSVADKEALAWRRRQQWSHALPCAGVQPLLLVLAEMKHLAPCRHGHQLVLKHMPEELLWLDAGMAKALERRFEAELAAWGADDGLHLVLLATAVLSAAGKPSVQALTLMLTTATWLPALGVSQLPLLQRLVQDSRRFTTLLGADDRESGTWPTAVLTDTAAPPTPLYVDSEMDAEDPTEDRGVWRWSPSQGALPPLPPRAPVPARPLPTPPGRHSIGGSPGSTLEADSRPAPDVSAP, encoded by the coding sequence ATGAACACCCAGCGAGCAAGCGAAGGACCTGCTGGCGACACGGTACCCCGCTACGCCATCGGCGCCGACGTCCTGATGCCGAGCGACCCGGGGTGCACGGCGGCGTTGGCCGCGGCGTATGCCCAGCAGTTGCGGCCACAGTGTCTGTGCGGGGGGATGGAGCCGAACGGCCCACCGATGTACTTGGCGCGCCGCCAGGGCGGTTACCTGGTCAAGCGCATGCCCGGCACTGGGCACCTGCACGCGCCGCACTGTGCTTCGTACGAGGTGCCGCCCGAGCTGGGCGGCCGCAGTGAGCTGGACGCCGCTGTACGCGAGGACATCGCCAATGGCTGCTTGATCGTGAAGCTGGACTTCCCGTTGACGCGTCAGCCCGGCCTCTTACCGCCGACGCCGGGCGGGGGAACAGGCGACGTGCGCAGCAGCGGCAGGCTGAGCCTGCGTGGGCTGCTTCACTTACTGTGGCAGCAGGCCGAACTGCACCGGTGGCATCCCGGGTTTGCGGGCAAGCGGACCTGGGGCCTGGTGCGCAGGCACTTGCTGCAGGCGGCCGGCACAACGCGCGTGGGCGGCCAATCGTTGGCAGAGCGGCTCTACATCCCCGAGGTGTTCAGCGTCGCCGACAAAGAGGCGCTGGCCTGGCGGCGGCGTCAGCAGTGGTCGCATGCTCTGCCCTGCGCGGGCGTGCAGCCGCTGCTGCTCGTGCTCGCGGAAATGAAGCACTTGGCGCCCTGTCGTCATGGCCATCAGCTGGTGCTCAAGCACATGCCAGAAGAACTGCTGTGGCTCGATGCGGGGATGGCTAAGGCACTGGAGCGTCGTTTTGAAGCCGAACTGGCGGCATGGGGGGCTGACGACGGCCTGCACCTGGTATTGCTGGCGACCGCCGTGCTGTCCGCCGCGGGAAAACCCAGCGTGCAAGCCCTGACGCTGATGCTCACCACCGCGACCTGGCTGCCAGCCCTTGGCGTGAGTCAACTCCCCCTCCTCCAGCGCCTGGTGCAGGACAGTCGACGTTTCACGACCCTGCTGGGTGCGGACGACCGTGAGTCCGGAACCTGGCCCACCGCCGTCTTGACCGACACCGCGGCTCCGCCAACGCCGCTCTACGTGGACAGCGAAATGGACGCCGAGGACCCGACCGAAGACAGGGGCGTTTGGCGCTGGTCGCCTTCACAAGGCGCCTTGCCGCCGCTCCCACCTCGGGCGCCGGTGCCTGCGCGTCCCTTGCCCACGCCGCCTGGCAGGCACTCGATAGGGGGTAGCCCCGGGTCGACCCTGGAGGCAGACTCTCGGCCTGCACCTGACGTTTCAGCGCCATGA
- a CDS encoding acylphosphatase, giving the protein MRIRGRVQGVGYRDACVEQARRLGVTGWVRNRHDGSVEVEMYGTVAQLNALARWLADGPPFAEVRNVALQPKPAEATACTSFERLPTS; this is encoded by the coding sequence GTGCGTATCCGCGGCCGCGTGCAAGGCGTGGGTTACCGCGACGCCTGTGTGGAGCAAGCGCGTCGACTGGGGGTGACGGGCTGGGTGCGCAACCGCCATGACGGCTCCGTGGAGGTGGAGATGTACGGCACGGTGGCCCAGCTGAACGCACTGGCGCGCTGGCTGGCCGATGGGCCGCCGTTCGCTGAGGTGCGCAATGTGGCGCTGCAGCCCAAGCCGGCCGAAGCCACCGCCTGTACGTCCTTCGAGCGACTGCCCACCTCATGA
- a CDS encoding H-NS family nucleoid-associated regulatory protein produces MAKKSLADLQAQIQKLQAEAEALKQQEKAGVVARIREAIAAYELTAADLFGAAADRAMKGKKRAGRSAARGAAYADGSGNVWGGRGPRPRWLREALQQGKSLEDFAAGARPSNPATAPLSAAEAAEGAAASNSAGSGSVRRPRAAKKAPRGAAAKAAEQTSARYQDDAGNRWSGRGPQPKWLKEALAGGKTLESFQVQG; encoded by the coding sequence ATGGCAAAGAAATCATTGGCCGATCTGCAGGCGCAAATCCAAAAGCTGCAAGCCGAAGCCGAGGCGCTGAAGCAGCAGGAAAAAGCCGGCGTGGTCGCTCGCATCCGCGAGGCGATCGCCGCGTACGAACTCACCGCGGCGGATCTGTTCGGCGCGGCCGCGGACCGTGCGATGAAAGGCAAGAAGCGCGCTGGCCGGTCCGCGGCGCGCGGGGCCGCTTATGCCGACGGCAGTGGCAACGTGTGGGGTGGCCGCGGGCCGCGCCCGCGTTGGCTGCGAGAGGCCCTGCAGCAGGGCAAGTCGCTGGAAGACTTTGCGGCCGGCGCGCGCCCCTCTAACCCGGCGACCGCACCTTTAAGTGCTGCTGAGGCAGCTGAGGGAGCTGCGGCGAGCAACAGCGCAGGCAGCGGGTCAGTTCGTCGCCCACGCGCCGCCAAGAAGGCGCCTCGAGGCGCGGCTGCGAAGGCCGCAGAACAGACTTCCGCCAGGTACCAGGACGACGCCGGCAACCGCTGGAGTGGCCGCGGCCCGCAGCCCAAGTGGCTCAAAGAAGCGCTGGCCGGTGGCAAAACCCTCGAGTCGTTCCAAGTCCAAGGCTGA
- the tnpA gene encoding IS66-like element accessory protein TnpA codes for MSVDLEALKQRLVLRHKPGGRCVYDKAAKAEFVQVCLQPGVSVARLAREFGINANQVARWIRDHGQLRKRAPVEPSAAAHSPFVAVPVVRVAAERVVHDFDERRDVSLQAKLPNGVAVELRGVGQRQLADVLQMLGRLTCSVSTNI; via the coding sequence ATGTCGGTAGATCTGGAAGCTCTGAAGCAGCGCCTGGTGTTGCGTCACAAGCCCGGTGGGCGCTGCGTGTACGACAAGGCGGCGAAGGCCGAGTTCGTTCAGGTGTGCTTGCAGCCGGGCGTCTCGGTGGCCCGCCTGGCGCGCGAGTTCGGCATCAATGCCAACCAGGTCGCGCGGTGGATTCGTGATCACGGTCAGCTGCGCAAGCGTGCACCTGTCGAACCTTCAGCGGCGGCGCACTCGCCCTTCGTCGCGGTGCCGGTGGTCAGAGTCGCTGCCGAGCGCGTCGTGCATGACTTTGATGAACGTCGAGATGTGAGTTTGCAGGCGAAGCTGCCCAACGGCGTGGCGGTCGAGCTTCGGGGCGTCGGGCAGCGCCAGCTCGCCGATGTGCTGCAGATGCTGGGCAGGCTGACGTGTTCCGTCTCGACGAACATCTGA